From a region of the Hippopotamus amphibius kiboko isolate mHipAmp2 chromosome 3, mHipAmp2.hap2, whole genome shotgun sequence genome:
- the STYXL2 gene encoding serine/threonine/tyrosine-interacting-like protein 2 isoform X2, with protein MVSDAETESIFMDPIHLSSAVAAKQIINEELKPRGVRDEAECPGMLESAEQLLVEDLYNRVREKMDDTSLYNTPCILDLQRALVQDRQEAPWNEVDEVWPNVFIAEKSVAVNRGRLKRLGITHILNAAHGTGVYTGPEFYTGLETQYLGVEVDDFPEVDISQHFRKAAEFLDEALLTYRGKVLVSSEMGVSRSAALVVAYLMIFHNMAILEALMTVRKKRAIYPNDGFLKQLRELNEKLMEEREEDLGKERGEEEAEGGEDAGSTVGARVHALTVEEEEDDATSHLSGSSLGKASRASKPLTLIDEEEEEKLYEEWKKGQGLPTGKVPQGGDDRRSASSGRAEEDPEDADVERIIREWQSRNERYQAEGHRKWDREEEEEGDDGSFVRRRRRHTLSESSTSESVSSHDIRVLKQQLEMSSRNRGGRRRSDSVSTESTWDMWNQRLLEIEKEASRRYHAKSRREEVDTSSEEGSRVQEDDEESVSSEASSFYNFCSRNKDKLTPLERWKIKRIQFGFHKKDSEAGGGSSEQGAEEAEGEKKNLSDVNLSAYQAWKLKHQKKVGSEDKEEVVEFSKAEDSALAKKRQRRLELLERSRQTLEESQSMASWEADSSAASGSIPLSAFWSAAPSVSADGDTASVLSTQSHSCHPSQALSNVGGCLASAPTTPLPNLPVGPGDTISIASIQNWIANVVSETLAQKQNEMLLLSRSPSIASMRVAPAASCLGDDQVSMLSGQSNSSLGGCLLPQSQARPSSDTQSVLSSHTTQSLKAESTGSKVRGTSKPIYSLFADNVDLKELGRKEKEMQTELREKMSEYKMEKLASDNKRSSLFKKKKVKEDDDNDAGDKDEDTDSAIGSFRYSSRSNSQKPETDTSSSLAVSDSYGSGSRAGKEMDSSISKWLSGLRTEEKSPPQSDWSGSSKGKCTRSSLLRETESKSSSYKFSKSRSEEQDTSSYNEANGNSVRSTSRFSASSTREGREMHTFSRSMFSETSSSREESPEPYFFRRTPETSEGEESPESQRPNWARPRDWEDVEESSKSDFSEFGAKRKFTQSFMRSEEEGKKERTEKREEGRFASGRQSRYRRSTDREEEEEMDDEAIIAAWRRRQEETRTKLQRRRED; from the exons AACTCAAGCCTCGCGGGGTCAGAGATGAGGCAGAGTGTCCAGGCATGCTGGAGTCCGCTGAGCAGCTGCTGGTGGAGGACCTGTACAACCGCGTCAGGGAGAAGATGGACGACACCAGCCTGTACAACACTCCCTGCATCCTGGACCTACAGCGGGCCTTGGTCCAAGACCGCCAAGAGGCCCCCTGGAATGAGGTGGATGAGGTCTGGCCCAACGTCTTCATAGCAGAGAA GAGCGTGGCTGTGAACAGGGGGAGGCTAAAGAGGCTGGGAATTACCCACATCCTGAATGCTGCTCACGGCACCGGCGTCTACACTGGGCCTGAATTCTACACTGGCCTGGAGACCCAGTACCTGGGTGTGGAGGTCGATGACTTCCCCGAGGTGGACATCTCCCAGCATTTCCGGAAGGCGGCTGAGTTCCTGGATGAAGCCCTGCTGACCTATAGAG GGAAAGTCCTGGTCAGCAGTGAAATGGGTGTCAGCCGCTCAGCAGCGCTGGTGGTCGCCTACCTGATGATCTTCCACAACATGGCCATCCTGGAGGCCTTGATGACCGTGCGCAAGAAGCGGGCCATCTACCCCAACGATGGCTTCCTGAAGCAGCTCCGGGAGCTTAACGAGAAGCtaatggaggagagagaagaggacttGGGCAAGGAGCGGGGAGAAGAGGAGGCGGAGGGGGGCGAGGACGCCGGGAGCACGGTCGGGGCCAGGGTGCATGCCCTCAccgtggaggaggaggaggacgacgcCACCAGTCACCTGAGCGGCTCCTCCTTGGGGAAGGCCAGCCGGGCCTCCAAGCCCCTCACCCTCAtcgatgaagaggaggaggagaaactcTATGAGGAGTGGAAGAAGGGTCAGGGTCTCCCCACAGGCAAGGTCCCCCAGGGCGGGGACGACAGGCGCTCGGCCTCCTCCGGCCGGGCTGAGGAGGACCCCGAAGATGCGGATGTGGAGCGAATCATCCGGGAGTGGCAGAGCCGAAATGAGAGGTACCAGGCAGAGGGGCACCGGAagtgggacagggaggaggaggaggagggcgacGACGGCTCCTTCgtgaggagaagaaggaggcacACGCTGAGTGAGAGCAGCACCTCCGAGAGCGTGAGCAGCCACGACATCCGGGTCCTGAAGCAGCAGCTGGAGATGAGCAGCCGGAACCGAGGTGGGAGGCGCCGCTCCGACTCGGTGTCCACCGAGAGCACCTGGGACATGTGGAACCAGAGGCTGCTGGAGATTGAGAAGGAGGCTTCCCGGAGGTACCACGCCaagagcaggagagaggaggtggacACGAGCtcggaggaggggagcagggtgCAGGAGGATGACGAGGAGAGTGTGTCCTCTGAGGCCAGCTCCTTCTATAACTTCTGCAGCAGGAACAAGGACAAACTCACCCCCTTGGAAAGGTGGAAGATCAAGAGAATCCAGTTTGGATTCCACAAGAAGGACTCGGAGGCAGGAGGCGGCAGCAGTGAGCAGGGTGCAGAGGAGGCCGAGGGGGAGAAGAAGAACCTCTCTGACGTCAACCTGTCAGCCTACCAGGCCTGGAAGCTGAAACATCAGAAGAAGGTGGGCAGTGAGGACAAGGAGGAGGTAGTGGAGTTCAGCAAAGCAGAGGACTCGGCCTTGGCCAAGAAGAGGCAACGGAGGCTGGAGCTGCTGGAGAGGAGCAGGCAGACGCTGGAGGAGAGCCAGTCCATGGCAAGCTGGGAGGCGGATAGCTCGGCTGCCAGTGGGAGCATCCCCCTGTCTGCATTCTGGTCCGCAGCCCCCTCAGTCAGTGCTGATGGGGACACAGCATCGGTGCTCAGCACCCAGAGCCACAGCTGCCATCCCTCTCAGGCCCTGAGCAACGTAGGGGGATGCTTGGCCTCCGCCCCCACCACACCTCTACCTAATCTGCCAGTGGGGCCTGGAGACACCATTTCCATCGCCAGCATCCAGAACTGGATTGCCAACGTAGTCAGTGAAACTCTCGCCCAGAAGCAAAATGAAATGCTACTGTTGTCCCGCTCGCCATCCATTGCAAGCATGAGGGTGGCACCAGCAGCCAGCTGCCTGGGGGATGACCAAGTCTCCATGCTCAGTGGACAGAGCAACTCCTCCCTGGGCGGCTGCCTGCTGCCTCAAAGCCAGGCAAGACCCAGCTCCGACACACAGTCTGTGCTGTCCTCCCACACCACACAGAGCTTGAAAGCTGAAAGTACTGGGAGCAAAGTGAGGGGGACCAGCAAGCCTATCTATAGCCTCTTTGCTGACAATGTTGACCTAAAGGAGCTTGGCCGGAAGGAGAAGGAGATGCAAACAGAGCTGAGGGAGAAGATGTCCGAGTACAAAATGGAGAAGCTGGCCTCCGACAATAAACGCAGCTCCCTTTTCAAGAAGAAGAAGGTCAAGGAAGATGATGATAATGATGCGGGTGATAAGGATGAGGACACTGACAGTGCCATAGGGAGCTTCAGGTATTCTTCCCGCAGCAATTCCCAGAAACCAGAAACAgacacctcctcctccctggctgTCTCTGATAGCTATGGAAGTGGCAGCAGAGCTGGCAAAGAGATGGACAGCAGTATTAGTAAGTGGCTCAGTGGCCTCAGGACAGAAGAAAAATCTCCTCCCCAAAGTGATTGGTCTGGAAGCTCAAAGGGGAAATGTACCAGATCTTCCCTGCTCCGGGAGACAGAGTCTAAGTCCTCCAGTTACAAGTTCTCCAAATCTCGGTCAGAGGAGCAGGACACCTCCTCCTACAACGAGGCCAATGGCAACTCTGTACGAAGCACTTCACGGTTCTCTGCTTCCTCCACCAGGGAGGGCAGAGAGATGCACACATTCTCCAGGTCCATGTTCAGTGAGACCTCAAGCTCCCGAGAGGAAAGCCCAGAGCCCTACTTTTTCCGCCGGACCCCTGAGACCTCTGAAGGGGAAGAGTCCCCAGAATCACAGCGTCCGAACTGGGCGAGACCCAGGGACTGGGAAGATGTGGAAGAGTCATCCAAGTCAGACTTTTCTGAATTTGGAGCCAAGAGGAAATTCACCCAGAGCTTCATGAGGtctgaagaggagggaaaaaaagagaggacggaaaagagagaagaagggaggttTGCTTCAGGGCGGCAGTCCAGGTATCGGAGAAGCActgacagggaggaggaggaagaaatggacGATGAAGCCATCATTGCTGCCTGGAGACGCCGGCAAGAGGAAACCAGGACTAAGctgcagagaaggagggaagattAA
- the STYXL2 gene encoding serine/threonine/tyrosine-interacting-like protein 2 isoform X1, which produces MATGGDPEEEQVVPSEEDEASVRAVQARYLRSPSPSQYSMVSDAETESIFMDPIHLSSAVAAKQIINEELKPRGVRDEAECPGMLESAEQLLVEDLYNRVREKMDDTSLYNTPCILDLQRALVQDRQEAPWNEVDEVWPNVFIAEKSVAVNRGRLKRLGITHILNAAHGTGVYTGPEFYTGLETQYLGVEVDDFPEVDISQHFRKAAEFLDEALLTYRGKVLVSSEMGVSRSAALVVAYLMIFHNMAILEALMTVRKKRAIYPNDGFLKQLRELNEKLMEEREEDLGKERGEEEAEGGEDAGSTVGARVHALTVEEEEDDATSHLSGSSLGKASRASKPLTLIDEEEEEKLYEEWKKGQGLPTGKVPQGGDDRRSASSGRAEEDPEDADVERIIREWQSRNERYQAEGHRKWDREEEEEGDDGSFVRRRRRHTLSESSTSESVSSHDIRVLKQQLEMSSRNRGGRRRSDSVSTESTWDMWNQRLLEIEKEASRRYHAKSRREEVDTSSEEGSRVQEDDEESVSSEASSFYNFCSRNKDKLTPLERWKIKRIQFGFHKKDSEAGGGSSEQGAEEAEGEKKNLSDVNLSAYQAWKLKHQKKVGSEDKEEVVEFSKAEDSALAKKRQRRLELLERSRQTLEESQSMASWEADSSAASGSIPLSAFWSAAPSVSADGDTASVLSTQSHSCHPSQALSNVGGCLASAPTTPLPNLPVGPGDTISIASIQNWIANVVSETLAQKQNEMLLLSRSPSIASMRVAPAASCLGDDQVSMLSGQSNSSLGGCLLPQSQARPSSDTQSVLSSHTTQSLKAESTGSKVRGTSKPIYSLFADNVDLKELGRKEKEMQTELREKMSEYKMEKLASDNKRSSLFKKKKVKEDDDNDAGDKDEDTDSAIGSFRYSSRSNSQKPETDTSSSLAVSDSYGSGSRAGKEMDSSISKWLSGLRTEEKSPPQSDWSGSSKGKCTRSSLLRETESKSSSYKFSKSRSEEQDTSSYNEANGNSVRSTSRFSASSTREGREMHTFSRSMFSETSSSREESPEPYFFRRTPETSEGEESPESQRPNWARPRDWEDVEESSKSDFSEFGAKRKFTQSFMRSEEEGKKERTEKREEGRFASGRQSRYRRSTDREEEEEMDDEAIIAAWRRRQEETRTKLQRRRED; this is translated from the exons AACTCAAGCCTCGCGGGGTCAGAGATGAGGCAGAGTGTCCAGGCATGCTGGAGTCCGCTGAGCAGCTGCTGGTGGAGGACCTGTACAACCGCGTCAGGGAGAAGATGGACGACACCAGCCTGTACAACACTCCCTGCATCCTGGACCTACAGCGGGCCTTGGTCCAAGACCGCCAAGAGGCCCCCTGGAATGAGGTGGATGAGGTCTGGCCCAACGTCTTCATAGCAGAGAA GAGCGTGGCTGTGAACAGGGGGAGGCTAAAGAGGCTGGGAATTACCCACATCCTGAATGCTGCTCACGGCACCGGCGTCTACACTGGGCCTGAATTCTACACTGGCCTGGAGACCCAGTACCTGGGTGTGGAGGTCGATGACTTCCCCGAGGTGGACATCTCCCAGCATTTCCGGAAGGCGGCTGAGTTCCTGGATGAAGCCCTGCTGACCTATAGAG GGAAAGTCCTGGTCAGCAGTGAAATGGGTGTCAGCCGCTCAGCAGCGCTGGTGGTCGCCTACCTGATGATCTTCCACAACATGGCCATCCTGGAGGCCTTGATGACCGTGCGCAAGAAGCGGGCCATCTACCCCAACGATGGCTTCCTGAAGCAGCTCCGGGAGCTTAACGAGAAGCtaatggaggagagagaagaggacttGGGCAAGGAGCGGGGAGAAGAGGAGGCGGAGGGGGGCGAGGACGCCGGGAGCACGGTCGGGGCCAGGGTGCATGCCCTCAccgtggaggaggaggaggacgacgcCACCAGTCACCTGAGCGGCTCCTCCTTGGGGAAGGCCAGCCGGGCCTCCAAGCCCCTCACCCTCAtcgatgaagaggaggaggagaaactcTATGAGGAGTGGAAGAAGGGTCAGGGTCTCCCCACAGGCAAGGTCCCCCAGGGCGGGGACGACAGGCGCTCGGCCTCCTCCGGCCGGGCTGAGGAGGACCCCGAAGATGCGGATGTGGAGCGAATCATCCGGGAGTGGCAGAGCCGAAATGAGAGGTACCAGGCAGAGGGGCACCGGAagtgggacagggaggaggaggaggagggcgacGACGGCTCCTTCgtgaggagaagaaggaggcacACGCTGAGTGAGAGCAGCACCTCCGAGAGCGTGAGCAGCCACGACATCCGGGTCCTGAAGCAGCAGCTGGAGATGAGCAGCCGGAACCGAGGTGGGAGGCGCCGCTCCGACTCGGTGTCCACCGAGAGCACCTGGGACATGTGGAACCAGAGGCTGCTGGAGATTGAGAAGGAGGCTTCCCGGAGGTACCACGCCaagagcaggagagaggaggtggacACGAGCtcggaggaggggagcagggtgCAGGAGGATGACGAGGAGAGTGTGTCCTCTGAGGCCAGCTCCTTCTATAACTTCTGCAGCAGGAACAAGGACAAACTCACCCCCTTGGAAAGGTGGAAGATCAAGAGAATCCAGTTTGGATTCCACAAGAAGGACTCGGAGGCAGGAGGCGGCAGCAGTGAGCAGGGTGCAGAGGAGGCCGAGGGGGAGAAGAAGAACCTCTCTGACGTCAACCTGTCAGCCTACCAGGCCTGGAAGCTGAAACATCAGAAGAAGGTGGGCAGTGAGGACAAGGAGGAGGTAGTGGAGTTCAGCAAAGCAGAGGACTCGGCCTTGGCCAAGAAGAGGCAACGGAGGCTGGAGCTGCTGGAGAGGAGCAGGCAGACGCTGGAGGAGAGCCAGTCCATGGCAAGCTGGGAGGCGGATAGCTCGGCTGCCAGTGGGAGCATCCCCCTGTCTGCATTCTGGTCCGCAGCCCCCTCAGTCAGTGCTGATGGGGACACAGCATCGGTGCTCAGCACCCAGAGCCACAGCTGCCATCCCTCTCAGGCCCTGAGCAACGTAGGGGGATGCTTGGCCTCCGCCCCCACCACACCTCTACCTAATCTGCCAGTGGGGCCTGGAGACACCATTTCCATCGCCAGCATCCAGAACTGGATTGCCAACGTAGTCAGTGAAACTCTCGCCCAGAAGCAAAATGAAATGCTACTGTTGTCCCGCTCGCCATCCATTGCAAGCATGAGGGTGGCACCAGCAGCCAGCTGCCTGGGGGATGACCAAGTCTCCATGCTCAGTGGACAGAGCAACTCCTCCCTGGGCGGCTGCCTGCTGCCTCAAAGCCAGGCAAGACCCAGCTCCGACACACAGTCTGTGCTGTCCTCCCACACCACACAGAGCTTGAAAGCTGAAAGTACTGGGAGCAAAGTGAGGGGGACCAGCAAGCCTATCTATAGCCTCTTTGCTGACAATGTTGACCTAAAGGAGCTTGGCCGGAAGGAGAAGGAGATGCAAACAGAGCTGAGGGAGAAGATGTCCGAGTACAAAATGGAGAAGCTGGCCTCCGACAATAAACGCAGCTCCCTTTTCAAGAAGAAGAAGGTCAAGGAAGATGATGATAATGATGCGGGTGATAAGGATGAGGACACTGACAGTGCCATAGGGAGCTTCAGGTATTCTTCCCGCAGCAATTCCCAGAAACCAGAAACAgacacctcctcctccctggctgTCTCTGATAGCTATGGAAGTGGCAGCAGAGCTGGCAAAGAGATGGACAGCAGTATTAGTAAGTGGCTCAGTGGCCTCAGGACAGAAGAAAAATCTCCTCCCCAAAGTGATTGGTCTGGAAGCTCAAAGGGGAAATGTACCAGATCTTCCCTGCTCCGGGAGACAGAGTCTAAGTCCTCCAGTTACAAGTTCTCCAAATCTCGGTCAGAGGAGCAGGACACCTCCTCCTACAACGAGGCCAATGGCAACTCTGTACGAAGCACTTCACGGTTCTCTGCTTCCTCCACCAGGGAGGGCAGAGAGATGCACACATTCTCCAGGTCCATGTTCAGTGAGACCTCAAGCTCCCGAGAGGAAAGCCCAGAGCCCTACTTTTTCCGCCGGACCCCTGAGACCTCTGAAGGGGAAGAGTCCCCAGAATCACAGCGTCCGAACTGGGCGAGACCCAGGGACTGGGAAGATGTGGAAGAGTCATCCAAGTCAGACTTTTCTGAATTTGGAGCCAAGAGGAAATTCACCCAGAGCTTCATGAGGtctgaagaggagggaaaaaaagagaggacggaaaagagagaagaagggaggttTGCTTCAGGGCGGCAGTCCAGGTATCGGAGAAGCActgacagggaggaggaggaagaaatggacGATGAAGCCATCATTGCTGCCTGGAGACGCCGGCAAGAGGAAACCAGGACTAAGctgcagagaaggagggaagattAA